From Actinosynnema mirum DSM 43827, a single genomic window includes:
- a CDS encoding S1 family peptidase: MAETPRRLRFLLGAAAAVAALLPTTALSASAQPAPVPVPVPADGDVGARIVGGTRVSTADHPWAVYLATSTGAQYCGGTLVAPDKVLTAAHCAEDDSPSSVRVVVGRDDKDSSAGTTARVTDIWIHPSYQIPAEGYDISVLTLDRALNAEPLPLARPTDSALYEEGVPATVLGWGATSSGGTASRHLLGATVPVIGSTACTTAYAERYNANLMVCAGFPKGGTDSCQGDSGGPLVAGGKLIGVTSWGEGCAAAGAPGVYSRVAAYSTELEPQLTP, translated from the coding sequence ATGGCGGAAACCCCGCGCCGCCTGAGGTTCCTGCTCGGCGCAGCCGCCGCGGTGGCGGCACTGCTCCCCACGACCGCGCTCAGCGCGTCCGCCCAGCCCGCGCCCGTGCCTGTGCCCGTGCCCGCCGACGGCGACGTCGGCGCGCGGATCGTCGGCGGCACGCGCGTCAGCACCGCAGACCACCCGTGGGCGGTCTACCTGGCGACGAGCACCGGAGCCCAGTACTGCGGCGGAACCCTGGTGGCGCCGGACAAGGTCCTGACCGCAGCGCACTGCGCCGAGGACGACTCGCCGTCCTCGGTGCGCGTGGTCGTGGGCCGCGACGACAAGGACTCCAGCGCGGGCACCACGGCGCGAGTCACCGACATCTGGATCCACCCGTCCTACCAGATACCCGCCGAGGGCTACGACATCTCGGTCCTGACCCTGGACCGCGCCCTGAACGCGGAACCCCTCCCGCTGGCGAGGCCCACCGACTCGGCCCTGTACGAGGAAGGCGTCCCCGCCACCGTCCTGGGCTGGGGCGCCACGTCCTCGGGCGGGACCGCCTCGCGCCACCTGCTCGGCGCGACGGTGCCGGTGATCGGCTCCACCGCCTGCACCACCGCCTACGCCGAGCGCTACAACGCGAACCTCATGGTGTGCGCCGGTTTCCCCAAGGGCGGCACCGATTCCTGCCAGGGCGACTCCGGCGGCCCGCTCGTCGCAGGCGGCAAGCTGATCGGCGTCACCTCGTGGGGCGAGGGCTGCGCGGCAGCGGGAGCGCCAGGCGTCTACAGCCGGGTCGCGGCCTACTCGACCGAACTGGAACCCCAGCTGACCCCCTGA
- a CDS encoding PLP-dependent aminotransferase family protein, translated as MRSLSVPSSPVRDLLALTSRPEVISFAGGLPAPELFDLDGLRAAADRALTRRTLQYAPTEGDADLREQVAARLTARGLPTRPDELLITTGSQQALTLVVTALLEPGSVVAVEEPTYLAALQCFHLAGARVVAVPGDERGIDPVALAEVVERDRPELLYLVPTFANPTGRTLDAERRAEVLRVAERSGLRVLEDDPYSELRYRGDAVPALAASSDLVLHLGTFSKIGAPGLRVGWLRAPEELMPALVVTKQAADLHTSAFDQAVVADYLRESDLDAHVRRLCATYRERRDALVGALAAVLPEGAVRTDPDGGMFVWVRLPGEVDAAVVLRRALERDVAFVPGASFYAGEPDRATMRLSFTTGAPEVIREGVRRLGEVL; from the coding sequence GTGCGCTCCCTTTCCGTGCCCAGCTCGCCCGTCCGCGACCTGCTCGCCCTCACCTCGCGCCCCGAGGTGATCTCCTTCGCGGGCGGCCTGCCCGCGCCCGAGCTGTTCGACCTCGACGGCCTCCGCGCCGCCGCCGACCGCGCCCTCACCCGCCGCACCCTCCAGTACGCGCCCACCGAAGGCGACGCCGACCTGCGAGAACAGGTCGCGGCCCGGCTCACCGCGCGCGGCCTGCCCACGCGACCCGACGAGCTGCTGATCACCACCGGGTCCCAGCAGGCGCTCACCCTCGTGGTCACCGCCCTGCTCGAACCCGGCTCCGTCGTCGCGGTCGAGGAACCGACCTATCTCGCCGCGCTCCAGTGCTTCCACCTCGCGGGCGCGCGCGTGGTCGCGGTCCCCGGCGACGAGCGCGGCATCGACCCGGTCGCGCTCGCCGAGGTCGTCGAGCGCGACCGGCCCGAGCTGCTCTACCTGGTGCCGACCTTCGCCAACCCGACCGGCCGCACCCTCGACGCCGAGCGGCGCGCCGAGGTCCTCCGCGTCGCCGAGCGCTCCGGGCTCCGCGTGCTGGAGGACGACCCGTACAGCGAGCTGCGCTACCGGGGGGACGCGGTGCCCGCGCTGGCCGCGTCGAGCGACCTCGTGCTGCACCTGGGCACGTTCTCCAAGATCGGCGCACCGGGCCTGCGGGTCGGCTGGCTGCGCGCGCCCGAAGAGCTGATGCCCGCGCTCGTGGTCACCAAGCAGGCCGCCGACCTGCACACCTCCGCGTTCGACCAGGCCGTTGTCGCGGACTACCTGCGGGAGAGCGACCTCGACGCGCACGTCCGGCGGTTGTGCGCGACCTACCGGGAGCGGCGGGACGCGCTGGTCGGCGCCCTGGCGGCGGTGCTGCCCGAGGGGGCGGTGCGGACCGACCCGGACGGCGGGATGTTCGTGTGGGTCCGGCTGCCCGGAGAGGTGGACGCGGCGGTGGTGCTGCGGCGGGCGCTGGAGCGGGACGTGGCGTTCGTGCCGGGCGCCTCCTTCTACGCGGGTGAACCTGACCGGGCGACGATGCGGCTGTCGTTCACCACCGGCGCCCCCGAGGTCATCCGGGAGGGCGTGCGGAGGCTGGGGGAGGTGCTGTGA
- a CDS encoding YbaB/EbfC family nucleoid-associated protein yields the protein MPEDIGGSERMVADWETGLKQKAQRYEAMAERVQGMSVTETSRDGHVRLTIGSNGILTALQIAEPARERRMAEVSAEIMRTLQKAQSRIPELLQQAMAETIGTQDQTANTLFEEARKTFPAPPAEDRPQPQPHREMSFGIEDERTAPPPPPPPPRHAQQPPVPPQPPQRRPRRDTEEDDDFGGQSFLR from the coding sequence GTGCCCGAAGACATCGGCGGTTCCGAGCGCATGGTGGCCGACTGGGAGACCGGTCTCAAGCAGAAGGCCCAGCGCTACGAGGCGATGGCCGAGCGGGTGCAGGGCATGTCCGTGACCGAGACCTCCCGCGACGGGCACGTGCGGCTCACCATCGGGTCCAACGGCATCCTCACCGCCCTGCAGATCGCCGAGCCCGCCCGCGAGCGGCGCATGGCCGAGGTGTCGGCGGAGATCATGCGGACGTTGCAGAAGGCCCAGTCGCGCATCCCGGAGCTGCTGCAGCAGGCCATGGCGGAGACGATCGGCACGCAGGACCAGACGGCGAACACGCTGTTCGAGGAAGCCAGGAAGACCTTCCCCGCGCCGCCCGCCGAGGACCGCCCGCAACCGCAGCCGCACCGGGAGATGAGCTTCGGCATCGAGGACGAGCGGACCGCACCGCCCCCGCCGCCGCCGCCGCCGCGACACGCCCAGCAGCCGCCCGTTCCGCCGCAGCCGCCGCAGCGCAGGCCGAGGCGGGACACCGAGGAGGACGACGACTTCGGGGGTCAGAGCTTCCTCCGGTGA
- a CDS encoding ArsR/SmtB family transcription factor produces the protein MASMFAVLADSHRREILDVLRSGERPVNDLVELLNLTQPTVSKHLKVLRDVGLVEVRRDAQRRWYRLQPEPLAEVDAWLAPYRRMWMTSFTALDRHLEEMGE, from the coding sequence ATGGCATCTATGTTCGCCGTGCTGGCCGACTCCCACCGGCGGGAGATCCTCGACGTCCTGCGGTCAGGCGAGCGCCCGGTCAACGACCTGGTCGAGCTGCTCAACCTGACCCAGCCCACGGTGTCCAAGCACCTCAAGGTGCTTCGCGACGTGGGGCTGGTCGAGGTCCGCAGGGACGCCCAGCGGCGCTGGTACCGGCTCCAGCCGGAGCCGCTGGCGGAGGTCGACGCCTGGCTCGCCCCGTACCGGCGGATGTGGATGACGAGCTTCACCGCTCTCGACCGGCACCTGGAGGAGATGGGCGAATGA
- a CDS encoding SRPBCC family protein, with amino-acid sequence MRDARLETIDGKPVLRLERRFAHPVSKVWRAVSEPAELAHWFPAEVELENGRMRFAFPDPTMDAGEGRVLELDPPRVFAFEWNEDVLRFELLPEPGGCLLVLTQVIGAGPLGAGRNAVGWRTCLEALDARLGDRPFTAPPDRLGPIELHVREFGLDRGEVADGRIRFSRDLVWRPLAEVWAVLTGGGTPAVGDAAPESAGCSRVRPGPVVVVEEPTLLEFDSSSGRVRWELSSDPVGGTVVTLTHVVGAGEVSVPAALAAWHVRLDLLFAALLGEERPWPEEGENGLAADYAVIHN; translated from the coding sequence ATGAGGGACGCACGGCTGGAGACGATCGACGGGAAACCGGTGCTGCGGCTGGAGAGGCGGTTCGCGCACCCCGTGTCCAAGGTGTGGCGGGCGGTCAGCGAACCCGCTGAACTGGCGCACTGGTTCCCCGCCGAGGTCGAGCTCGAGAACGGGAGGATGCGCTTCGCCTTCCCCGACCCGACCATGGACGCCGGGGAAGGCAGGGTGCTGGAGCTGGACCCGCCCAGGGTGTTCGCGTTCGAGTGGAACGAGGACGTCCTGCGCTTCGAACTCCTGCCGGAGCCAGGGGGCTGCCTGCTGGTCCTCACGCAGGTGATCGGGGCGGGGCCGCTCGGCGCGGGGCGCAACGCCGTGGGGTGGCGGACGTGCTTGGAAGCCCTGGACGCGCGCTTGGGCGACCGGCCGTTCACCGCTCCCCCGGACCGCCTGGGCCCGATCGAGCTGCACGTCCGCGAGTTCGGCCTGGACCGCGGCGAAGTGGCGGACGGGCGGATCAGGTTCAGCAGGGACCTGGTCTGGCGACCGCTGGCCGAGGTGTGGGCCGTGCTGACCGGTGGCGGAACGCCTGCGGTCGGCGACGCCGCTCCGGAGAGCGCGGGCTGTTCCCGCGTCCGACCGGGACCGGTGGTGGTCGTGGAGGAGCCGACCCTGCTCGAGTTCGACTCGTCGTCGGGCCGGGTGCGCTGGGAGCTGTCCAGCGACCCGGTCGGGGGCACCGTCGTGACCCTGACCCACGTGGTCGGGGCCGGGGAGGTGTCCGTGCCTGCGGCGCTGGCCGCTTGGCACGTGCGGTTGGACCTGCTGTTCGCGGCGCTGCTGGGTGAAGAGCGCCCGTGGCCTGAAGAAGGGGAGAACGGATTGGCAGCTGACTACGCAGTGATCCACAACTGA
- a CDS encoding MBL fold metallo-hydrolase → MDVLEDYTGHVEPGGPAARRVLDALTITKVSVGPMDNNAYLLVCRATNEALLIDAAADPERLSDLVGHDVTRPRLRTVVTTHQHGDHWAALGAVAGANGSNTAAHPLDAEVLPVPPDFLVEHGDTLQVGESTLEVIHLRGHTPGSIALLYRDPTGHPHLFTGDSLFPGGVGRTTSPEAFTSLLDDVQSRLFDALPDNTWFYPGHGDDSTLGAERPNLNEWRSRGW, encoded by the coding sequence GTGGACGTACTAGAGGACTACACCGGCCACGTCGAGCCGGGCGGCCCGGCGGCGCGCCGGGTGCTGGACGCGCTGACCATCACGAAGGTGTCGGTCGGCCCGATGGACAACAACGCGTACCTGCTGGTGTGCCGCGCGACGAACGAAGCGCTGCTCATCGACGCCGCAGCCGACCCGGAGCGCCTGTCCGACCTGGTCGGTCACGACGTGACCAGGCCGAGGCTGAGGACGGTCGTGACCACCCACCAGCACGGCGACCACTGGGCGGCGCTGGGCGCGGTCGCGGGCGCGAACGGCTCGAACACCGCCGCGCACCCCTTGGACGCCGAGGTCCTGCCGGTCCCCCCGGACTTCCTGGTGGAGCACGGCGACACCCTGCAGGTGGGCGAGTCGACCCTGGAGGTGATCCACCTCCGCGGCCACACGCCAGGCTCGATCGCCCTCCTGTACCGCGACCCGACCGGCCACCCCCACCTCTTCACGGGCGACTCGCTGTTCCCCGGAGGCGTGGGCAGGACCACCTCCCCGGAGGCGTTCACGAGCCTGCTGGACGACGTCCAGTCCCGCCTCTTCGACGCCCTCCCGGACAACACCTGGTTCTACCCCGGCCACGGCGACGACTCGACGCTGGGCGCAGAACGCCCGAACCTGAACGAGTGGCGCTCCCGCGGCTGGTGA
- a CDS encoding VOC family protein — protein sequence MNIRVSHTFLQVDDHDAALGFYRDTLGLEVRSDVSFNEFRWLSLGSSEQPGLEIVLESADMGRSPEDAKAINELRAKGSLSGLIFWVEDCDALFEKVRASGAEVVQEPTDQDYGVRDCAFRDPAGNQIRFSGKPAS from the coding sequence GTGAACATTCGGGTTTCCCACACCTTCCTGCAGGTCGACGATCACGATGCCGCGCTGGGCTTCTACCGCGACACCCTCGGGCTGGAGGTGCGCTCGGACGTGTCGTTCAACGAGTTCCGCTGGCTGTCGCTCGGCTCGTCGGAGCAGCCCGGTCTGGAGATCGTGCTGGAGAGCGCGGACATGGGGCGGTCGCCCGAGGACGCGAAGGCGATCAACGAGCTGCGGGCCAAGGGCTCGTTGAGCGGTCTGATCTTCTGGGTGGAGGACTGCGACGCCCTGTTCGAGAAGGTCCGCGCGTCGGGCGCCGAGGTCGTGCAGGAGCCGACCGACCAGGACTACGGGGTGCGCGACTGCGCGTTCCGCGACCCGGCGGGCAACCAGATCCGGTTCTCCGGGAAGCCCGCTTCCTGA
- a CDS encoding maleylpyruvate isomerase family mycothiol-dependent enzyme: MSFADAAQAQVHSATSVPAPREESGAMQDALAGLAEVERATAELYRVVDGFDLASVREPSLLPGWSRAHVMTHLARGADALLNLLTWAKTGVEHPMYLSMADREADIAEGGARPPTLLRADLDAASQRLAAAIRDLPATAWEAEVAHPVKGPILAGRVPWMRLGEVWVHLVDLDAGFGFADVPEDLHELLLNEAVGVYADREGVPPVRLEVALPDGRQRTWELPAGAGSDAPVISGGAAEVIGWLTGRGDGSGLEGRVPTLPRWL, from the coding sequence ATGAGCTTCGCTGACGCAGCCCAAGCCCAGGTCCACTCCGCGACGAGCGTACCCGCGCCACGCGAGGAGTCGGGCGCGATGCAGGACGCGCTCGCCGGACTGGCGGAGGTCGAGCGGGCCACGGCCGAGCTGTACCGCGTGGTCGACGGGTTCGACCTGGCGTCGGTGCGGGAGCCCAGCCTGCTGCCGGGGTGGAGCCGGGCGCACGTGATGACGCACCTGGCGCGCGGCGCGGACGCCCTGCTGAACCTGCTGACGTGGGCCAAGACCGGGGTCGAGCACCCGATGTACCTGAGCATGGCGGACCGCGAGGCCGACATCGCCGAGGGCGGGGCGCGTCCGCCGACGCTGCTGCGCGCCGACCTGGACGCGGCCAGCCAGCGGCTCGCCGCCGCGATCCGGGACCTGCCCGCGACCGCGTGGGAGGCCGAGGTGGCGCACCCGGTCAAGGGGCCGATCCTGGCGGGGCGGGTGCCGTGGATGCGGTTGGGCGAGGTGTGGGTGCACCTGGTCGACCTGGACGCGGGCTTCGGGTTCGCCGACGTCCCGGAGGACCTGCACGAGCTGCTGCTGAACGAGGCGGTCGGGGTGTACGCCGACCGCGAGGGGGTGCCGCCGGTGCGCCTGGAGGTGGCGCTGCCCGACGGGCGTCAGCGCACCTGGGAGTTGCCCGCGGGGGCGGGCAGCGACGCGCCGGTGATCAGCGGCGGCGCGGCCGAGGTGATCGGCTGGCTGACCGGGCGCGGCGACGGCAGCGGCCTGGAGGGCCGGGTGCCGACGTTGCCCAGGTGGCTCTGA
- a CDS encoding EI24 domain-containing protein, giving the protein MLRDFSAGIGLLGHGFGSVFRRPKLLIIGAIPALITTLLLIGSLVTLGYWINDITAFVTPFADNWAESLRTGVRVLAGVSILAAYLTIGLLLFTAITLIIGGPFYEHIAETIEDEELGGVPESERVGWWRSTVVGTRDSLRLVGMAILVAIPLFIAGFIPLVGQTVVPVLGAGINGWLLGLELTGIPFTRRGLDLAVRRRVLKERRAMVLGFAVPAYLLCLIPLAPLVVMPAAMAGGTVLSHRLLEDEKNTGRRPQ; this is encoded by the coding sequence GTGCTCCGCGACTTCTCCGCAGGAATCGGACTGCTCGGCCACGGCTTCGGCTCCGTGTTCCGCAGGCCCAAGCTGCTGATCATCGGCGCGATCCCGGCCCTGATCACGACGCTGCTGCTGATCGGCAGCCTCGTGACGCTCGGCTACTGGATCAACGACATCACGGCGTTCGTGACACCGTTCGCCGACAACTGGGCCGAGTCGCTGCGGACCGGTGTGCGGGTGCTGGCGGGCGTGTCCATCCTGGCCGCCTACCTGACCATCGGGCTGCTGCTGTTCACGGCGATCACCCTGATCATCGGTGGCCCGTTCTACGAGCACATCGCCGAGACGATCGAGGACGAGGAGCTGGGCGGCGTCCCGGAGTCCGAGCGGGTCGGCTGGTGGCGGTCGACGGTGGTCGGGACCCGTGACTCGCTGCGCCTCGTGGGCATGGCGATCCTGGTGGCGATCCCGCTGTTCATCGCCGGGTTCATCCCGCTGGTGGGGCAGACCGTGGTCCCGGTGCTCGGCGCGGGGATCAACGGGTGGCTGCTCGGGCTGGAGCTGACCGGCATCCCGTTCACCCGGCGCGGGCTGGACCTGGCGGTTCGGCGGCGGGTGCTCAAGGAGCGGCGGGCTATGGTGCTCGGGTTCGCGGTGCCCGCGTACCTGCTGTGCCTGATCCCGCTGGCGCCGCTGGTGGTCATGCCCGCGGCGATGGCGGGCGGCACCGTGCTGTCGCACCGGCTGCTGGAGGACGAGAAGAACACCGGCAGGCGTCCTCAGTAG
- a CDS encoding FKBP-type peptidyl-prolyl cis-trans isomerase has protein sequence MSPNKPVVEPYEGAAPADLVIEDITVGDGPEAQAGQLVQVHYVGVAHSTGEQFDASWDRGEAFVFPLGGGRVIAGWDRGVVGMKVGGRRKLVIPAHLGYGDRGAGGVIKGGETLIFVVDLLGVR, from the coding sequence ATGTCCCCCAACAAGCCCGTGGTCGAGCCGTACGAGGGTGCCGCGCCCGCGGACCTGGTGATCGAGGACATCACCGTCGGCGACGGCCCGGAGGCCCAGGCGGGCCAGCTGGTCCAGGTCCACTACGTCGGTGTCGCGCACTCCACCGGTGAGCAGTTCGACGCGTCCTGGGACCGCGGCGAGGCGTTCGTGTTCCCCCTCGGTGGCGGGCGCGTCATCGCGGGCTGGGACCGGGGCGTCGTGGGCATGAAGGTCGGTGGCCGCCGCAAGCTGGTCATCCCCGCGCACCTCGGCTACGGCGACCGCGGCGCGGGCGGCGTCATCAAGGGCGGCGAGACGCTGATCTTCGTGGTGGACCTGCTCGGCGTGCGCTGA
- a CDS encoding helix-turn-helix transcriptional regulator, which produces MDTGELVHLRRARDLVDREYARPLDVAELAQVAFMSVAHFSRRFKVAYGETPYRYLMTRRVERAKALLRRGDLGVTEVCMAVGCTSLGSFSARFTELVGETPSAYRAREHSAVQVVPGCYAMRVMRPSRFREAGDVGPPIGSPV; this is translated from the coding sequence GTGGACACCGGGGAACTCGTGCACCTGCGGCGGGCGCGTGATCTTGTTGATCGGGAGTACGCGCGGCCTCTGGACGTCGCGGAGTTGGCTCAGGTGGCGTTCATGTCGGTCGCGCACTTCTCCCGGCGGTTCAAGGTCGCGTACGGGGAGACGCCGTACCGGTACCTGATGACGCGTCGGGTCGAGCGGGCCAAGGCGTTGTTGCGGCGTGGGGACCTCGGGGTGACCGAGGTGTGCATGGCGGTCGGGTGCACGTCGTTGGGGTCGTTCAGCGCGCGCTTCACCGAGCTGGTCGGGGAGACGCCCAGCGCCTACCGGGCCCGTGAGCACTCGGCGGTCCAGGTGGTGCCCGGTTGTTACGCCATGCGGGTGATGCGACCGAGCAGATTTCGAGAAGCAGGCGACGTGGGCCCGCCGATAGGTTCGCCGGTGTGA
- a CDS encoding helix-turn-helix domain-containing protein, with amino-acid sequence MPALPPELWESREVHAAVASDAPGVLVAIARRAHGLRQDELGALAGYSQSAISRLESGSGIAYDLRVLRTMQRLLGIPAHLLGLADRAARPSVSPRSDRPVDPAALTALRAATARRGGPVRQLLVLRRILDDAHHRQGWRALVPATRSLFDFADALRRAADGDHRRRLLAVAATYAEFSGLLYEEVGDRSGAVEWTTRALEQGQAADDPDVVAHSYVRLAQLAEPDGERVLTLTRAALRERGIGPRTLALVLRQQARGLAMAGDETCMARLDHARELLVAVARDPEPDNGEYRIGYRLSEQHVELERAACWLELGQPHRAIAGYEALRRRRWGHARAAERGLHTARLAAAHAAAGHRDQAVACGYEALDAARDSGSGLVLVELGRLGPWVGERDVRELARWLG; translated from the coding sequence TTGCCCGCGTTGCCGCCCGAGCTGTGGGAGAGCCGCGAGGTGCACGCCGCCGTCGCGTCGGACGCGCCCGGCGTGCTCGTCGCCATCGCGCGCCGCGCCCACGGGTTGCGCCAAGACGAGCTCGGCGCGCTGGCCGGCTACTCGCAGTCCGCGATCTCCCGCCTGGAATCAGGCAGCGGCATCGCTTACGACCTGCGCGTGCTGCGCACCATGCAGCGGCTGCTCGGCATCCCGGCCCACCTGCTCGGCCTGGCCGACCGGGCCGCCCGCCCGTCCGTCTCGCCCCGCTCCGACCGACCCGTCGACCCGGCAGCCCTCACCGCGCTGCGCGCGGCCACCGCCCGGCGCGGTGGGCCCGTGCGGCAGTTGCTGGTGCTGCGCCGCATCCTCGACGACGCGCACCACCGCCAAGGCTGGCGCGCCCTGGTCCCCGCCACCCGCTCGCTGTTCGACTTCGCCGACGCCCTGCGCCGCGCCGCCGACGGCGACCACCGCCGCAGGCTGCTCGCCGTCGCCGCGACCTACGCCGAGTTCTCCGGCCTGCTGTACGAGGAAGTCGGCGACCGCAGCGGCGCCGTCGAGTGGACCACCCGCGCCCTGGAGCAGGGGCAGGCCGCCGACGACCCCGACGTCGTCGCCCACTCCTACGTGCGACTGGCCCAGCTCGCCGAACCCGACGGCGAGCGCGTCCTCACGCTGACCCGTGCCGCCCTGCGCGAGCGCGGCATCGGCCCACGCACCCTCGCACTGGTCCTGCGGCAGCAGGCTCGCGGACTGGCGATGGCGGGTGACGAGACGTGCATGGCCCGGTTGGACCACGCGCGCGAACTCCTCGTAGCGGTTGCCAGGGACCCTGAGCCGGACAACGGCGAATACCGCATAGGATACCGCCTTTCGGAGCAGCACGTCGAGCTCGAACGGGCGGCTTGTTGGCTCGAACTCGGGCAACCGCACCGCGCGATCGCGGGCTACGAGGCGCTGCGCCGCCGCCGGTGGGGCCACGCCCGCGCCGCCGAACGGGGCCTCCACACCGCCCGCCTGGCCGCCGCGCACGCCGCCGCCGGACACCGTGATCAAGCCGTGGCCTGCGGTTACGAGGCGTTGGACGCGGCGAGGGACAGCGGTTCGGGGCTGGTGCTGGTCGAGCTGGGCAGGCTCGGCCCGTGGGTGGGGGAGCGGGACGTGCGCGAGCTCGCGCGGTGGCTCGGCTGA
- a CDS encoding DUF309 domain-containing protein codes for MEASDRDRDPDGRARNARPRDGLGRPLPYGAVGVERQPEGVVRAPDESLREAQRLLDEGKPFHAHEVLEDAWKSAPEAERELWRGLAQLAVGLTHALRGNGRGARSLVKRGARSIEPYRDARPHGVDVAGLVDWAERGAYLDAGPDAAGTGGREGAVLAAPERTGAETGVDRAVVGGARVLRLRG; via the coding sequence GTGGAAGCAAGTGACCGCGACCGCGATCCCGACGGCCGGGCGCGCAACGCGCGCCCCCGTGACGGTCTGGGCCGTCCGCTGCCCTACGGGGCGGTCGGGGTCGAGCGGCAGCCCGAGGGAGTCGTGAGAGCACCGGACGAGTCGCTGCGGGAAGCGCAGCGGCTGCTGGACGAGGGCAAGCCGTTCCACGCCCACGAGGTGCTGGAGGACGCCTGGAAGTCGGCTCCCGAGGCCGAGCGGGAGCTGTGGCGCGGGCTGGCGCAGCTGGCGGTGGGGTTGACGCACGCGTTGCGCGGCAACGGTCGGGGCGCGCGGTCGCTGGTGAAGCGCGGGGCGCGCAGCATCGAGCCGTACCGCGACGCCCGCCCGCACGGGGTGGACGTCGCCGGGCTGGTGGACTGGGCGGAGCGCGGGGCCTACCTGGACGCCGGTCCCGACGCCGCGGGCACCGGTGGTCGAGAGGGTGCGGTTCTGGCCGCCCCCGAGCGGACCGGAGCGGAAACAGGGGTGGACCGGGCTGTCGTCGGCGGCGCGCGTGTGCTGAGGTTGCGCGGATGA
- a CDS encoding GNAT family N-acetyltransferase — protein sequence MTVRIRPYEPRDWDALGDICVRTSDVGRDGTHLYPDPDLVSSVYAWPYAALEPELVFVADDGERAVGYVLGTSDTSLFAKRFRNEWLPEVAARFPAPSGPPITQADAVADLLHAPERMVPLDLDDYPAHLHIDLLPDHQRGGHGRALMTRFLDALRDRGVTGVHLGVSTANASALAFYERLGFHELTSAGVGGLSVFLGKRIAPNARLAAGAAG from the coding sequence ATGACCGTGCGCATTCGACCTTACGAACCCCGCGACTGGGACGCCCTCGGCGACATCTGCGTGCGCACCTCCGACGTGGGGCGCGACGGCACGCACCTCTACCCGGACCCGGACCTGGTGTCCTCGGTCTACGCGTGGCCGTACGCGGCGCTGGAGCCCGAGCTGGTGTTCGTCGCCGACGACGGAGAGCGGGCCGTGGGCTACGTGCTCGGCACCTCGGACACCTCGCTGTTCGCCAAGCGCTTCCGGAACGAGTGGCTGCCCGAGGTGGCGGCCCGGTTCCCCGCGCCGTCCGGTCCGCCGATCACCCAGGCGGACGCGGTGGCCGACCTGCTGCACGCGCCGGAGCGCATGGTGCCGCTGGACCTGGACGACTACCCCGCGCACCTGCACATCGACCTGCTCCCGGACCACCAGCGCGGTGGGCACGGGCGGGCGCTGATGACGCGGTTCCTGGACGCGCTGCGGGATCGCGGCGTGACGGGCGTGCACCTCGGGGTGTCGACCGCGAACGCCTCGGCGCTCGCGTTCTACGAGCGGTTGGGGTTCCACGAGCTGACGTCGGCGGGCGTCGGCGGGCTGTCGGTGTTCCTCGGGAAGCGAATTGCTCCGAACGCCCGCTTGGCGGCGGGGGCGGCCGGGTAA